A single region of the Pontibacter kalidii genome encodes:
- a CDS encoding glycosyltransferase family 4 protein — translation MKETDQTDILYISYYWPPSGGPGVQRGLKFCKYMPQFGVRPTVLTVDEKQASYPLLDETFSQEVPEGLQVYRTATSEPFEYYKKLSGKKEIPYSGFANQQSKDTLVDKLFKFVRGNLFIPDARVGWNKHAIRKADELLQGGKYKAIVTTSPPHSTQLIGLKLKQKYNLPWIADLRDPWTNIHYYDQLYHTPLAKRLDEKYERQVLEQADAIIVTSEDTKRLFLNKPASIDGRKIHVIPNGYDGADFVYQSKPPKNEFVITYTGTITEQYNIDVFLKVLAHMLTVHSEINYKLRFVGKVSEGIKKRIEKAGVLGITEFIPYVPHQEAIKYMMESTVLFLAIADVENVYANVPGKLFEYLASNKPIIALGPVHSDMDRIIDECGAGRLFHYTAYDLMLDHMNQWSKAWKINPNLDLPYINHSRFSRESLTEELAKVIKKLVKK, via the coding sequence ACTACTGGCCGCCCTCTGGCGGGCCGGGTGTGCAGCGTGGACTGAAGTTTTGTAAATACATGCCTCAGTTTGGCGTGCGCCCAACCGTGCTCACGGTGGACGAGAAACAGGCCTCCTACCCTCTTCTGGACGAAACCTTCTCCCAGGAAGTTCCCGAGGGGCTGCAGGTTTACCGCACCGCCACCTCAGAACCTTTCGAGTACTATAAAAAGCTCTCCGGTAAGAAGGAGATCCCCTACAGCGGTTTTGCTAACCAGCAGTCAAAAGACACGCTCGTGGACAAGCTGTTCAAGTTCGTGCGCGGCAACCTGTTTATACCCGACGCCCGCGTGGGCTGGAACAAGCATGCTATACGCAAGGCAGACGAATTGTTGCAGGGCGGCAAGTATAAAGCCATAGTTACCACCAGTCCACCGCACTCCACGCAGCTGATTGGCCTGAAGCTCAAGCAGAAGTATAACCTGCCCTGGATAGCCGACCTGCGCGACCCCTGGACCAACATCCACTATTACGACCAGCTTTACCACACGCCCCTTGCCAAACGCCTCGACGAAAAATATGAGCGGCAAGTGCTGGAGCAGGCCGACGCCATTATCGTAACGAGCGAGGACACCAAGCGCCTTTTCCTGAACAAGCCCGCAAGTATAGACGGGCGCAAAATCCACGTCATCCCGAACGGTTACGACGGGGCCGATTTCGTATACCAGAGCAAACCGCCCAAGAACGAGTTCGTCATTACTTACACGGGCACCATCACCGAGCAGTATAATATTGATGTGTTCCTGAAGGTACTGGCCCATATGCTGACGGTACACAGCGAGATCAACTACAAGCTGCGCTTCGTGGGCAAAGTGTCGGAGGGCATCAAAAAACGCATTGAGAAAGCCGGGGTGCTGGGCATCACGGAGTTTATCCCTTACGTACCGCACCAGGAGGCCATCAAGTATATGATGGAGAGCACCGTGCTGTTCCTGGCCATCGCCGACGTGGAGAACGTTTACGCCAACGTTCCAGGCAAGCTGTTCGAGTACCTGGCCTCCAACAAGCCTATCATTGCCCTGGGTCCGGTGCACTCCGACATGGACCGCATCATAGATGAGTGCGGTGCCGGCCGCCTGTTCCACTACACCGCCTACGACCTGATGCTGGACCACATGAACCAGTGGAGCAAGGCCTGGAAGATCAACCCGAACCTGGACCTGCCCTACATCAACCACTCCCGCTTTTCCCGCGAGTCGCTCACAGAGGAACTGGCGAAGGTGATTAAAAAACTGGTGAAGAAGTAA
- the pseB gene encoding UDP-N-acetylglucosamine 4,6-dehydratase (inverting): protein MALDLNNKAILVTGGTGSFGKKFVEMVYARFPNVRRVVIYSRDELKQFEMSQVFPHSKYNSVRYFIGDVRDGERFKRACEGIDIIVHAAALKQVPAAEYNPMECIKTNVLGAENVINAALDCGVKDVVALSTDKAAAPINLYGATKLCSDKLFVAANNMRGKRDIRFSVVRYGNVIGSRGSVVPFFLKKRADGVLPITHPDMTRFNISLEEGVEMVFHALDKHWGGEIFVPKIPSYRITDVAEAIGPDCKQEVVGIRPGEKLHEEMITETDSLNTVELDKYYVILPSTPIWSTEEFLKAHNGKMTELGFKYNSGTNTEWLTVDELREQIRQHVDPDFNV, encoded by the coding sequence ATGGCATTAGACCTTAACAACAAGGCTATATTGGTTACGGGCGGCACGGGCTCGTTCGGAAAGAAGTTTGTGGAGATGGTATATGCCCGCTTCCCGAATGTGAGAAGAGTGGTGATTTACTCCCGCGATGAGCTGAAACAGTTCGAAATGTCTCAGGTTTTCCCTCACAGCAAGTATAACTCTGTCCGTTATTTTATTGGCGATGTGCGCGATGGCGAGCGCTTTAAACGTGCCTGTGAGGGCATAGACATCATCGTACACGCCGCTGCCCTCAAGCAGGTGCCGGCCGCCGAGTATAACCCGATGGAGTGCATCAAAACCAACGTACTGGGTGCCGAGAACGTGATAAACGCCGCCCTGGACTGTGGTGTGAAAGACGTGGTGGCGCTCTCTACAGACAAGGCGGCGGCCCCGATCAACCTATACGGAGCTACCAAGCTGTGCTCAGATAAACTATTTGTGGCTGCCAATAACATGCGCGGCAAGCGCGACATTCGGTTTTCGGTGGTTCGTTACGGCAACGTGATCGGCTCCAGGGGCTCTGTGGTGCCTTTCTTCCTGAAGAAGCGTGCCGACGGTGTATTGCCCATCACCCACCCGGACATGACCCGCTTCAACATCTCTCTGGAGGAAGGCGTTGAGATGGTGTTCCATGCCCTGGATAAACATTGGGGAGGCGAGATCTTCGTACCCAAGATCCCGTCTTACCGCATCACCGACGTGGCCGAGGCCATCGGCCCGGACTGTAAGCAGGAGGTCGTGGGCATCCGTCCGGGAGAGAAACTGCACGAAGAGATGATCACCGAAACCGACTCCCTGAACACGGTGGAACTGGACAAGTACTACGTTATACTTCCGTCTACCCCTATCTGGAGCACCGAGGAGTTCCTGAAGGCCCACAACGGCAAGATGACCGAACTGGGCTTTAAGTATAACTCCGGCACCAACACCGAGTGGTTGACGGTGGATGAGCTGCGCGAGCAAATCCGTCAGCACGTAGACCCTGATTTTAATGTATAA
- the pseC gene encoding UDP-4-amino-4,6-dideoxy-N-acetyl-beta-L-altrosamine transaminase, producing MSEANHTKQPTRTIPYGRQHITEDDIEAVVETLQSDFLTQGPKVLAFEQAFAAYVGAKYAVACSNGTAALHLCTMALGVNEESSVITTPITFVASANCVRYCGGTVAFADVDPATALLDINKVRQLLESKPKGYYNGIIPVDFAGNPVNLEEYRQLADEFGLWIIEDACHAPGGYFTDSKGRKQLCGNGTYADLAIFSFHPVKHIATGEGGMVTTNNEELYQELLKLRTHGITRDPNLMEENHGGWYMEMQELGYNYRIPDMLCALGISQLHRAEAGLARRKGIAKVYDNAFSGIDGIKILGTSPEALDADGNTGHAYHLYVIQVADRKGLYDYLRQHNIFAQVHYIPAHTMPYYRNLGYQKGDYPEAEGYYASCLSLPMYPSLTQEEQEYVIEKVKEFVG from the coding sequence TTGTCAGAAGCAAACCATACAAAACAGCCTACGCGCACCATCCCCTACGGCCGTCAGCATATCACCGAGGACGACATTGAGGCGGTAGTGGAGACCCTGCAGTCCGACTTCCTGACGCAGGGACCAAAGGTACTGGCATTCGAGCAGGCTTTTGCAGCATATGTGGGCGCCAAGTATGCGGTGGCCTGCTCCAACGGTACGGCCGCCCTGCACCTGTGCACCATGGCCCTGGGCGTGAATGAGGAGTCAAGCGTGATTACCACGCCCATCACGTTCGTGGCCTCTGCCAACTGCGTGCGCTACTGCGGCGGCACCGTGGCGTTTGCAGATGTAGACCCAGCTACTGCCCTGCTGGACATCAACAAAGTACGTCAATTGCTGGAGAGCAAACCCAAAGGCTACTATAACGGCATCATCCCTGTTGATTTTGCAGGAAACCCCGTTAACCTGGAGGAGTACCGCCAGTTGGCTGACGAATTTGGCCTCTGGATCATAGAAGATGCCTGCCACGCGCCCGGCGGCTATTTTACCGACAGCAAAGGCCGGAAGCAATTGTGCGGTAACGGAACGTATGCTGATCTGGCCATCTTCTCTTTCCACCCGGTGAAACATATTGCCACCGGCGAGGGCGGCATGGTCACCACCAACAACGAAGAGCTGTACCAGGAACTGCTCAAACTGCGCACACACGGCATCACCCGCGACCCGAACCTGATGGAGGAGAACCATGGCGGCTGGTACATGGAGATGCAGGAACTGGGCTACAATTACCGCATCCCGGATATGCTCTGCGCTTTGGGCATCTCGCAGCTGCATCGCGCCGAGGCTGGCCTTGCCCGTCGCAAGGGCATTGCCAAAGTTTACGACAACGCTTTCTCAGGCATAGATGGAATAAAAATACTGGGCACCAGTCCCGAGGCACTTGATGCCGATGGAAACACCGGCCACGCCTACCATTTATACGTGATTCAGGTCGCAGACCGCAAAGGCCTCTACGATTACCTGCGCCAGCACAACATTTTCGCGCAGGTACATTACATCCCGGCCCATACCATGCCCTACTACCGCAACCTGGGCTACCAAAAAGGGGATTACCCGGAGGCAGAAGGTTATTACGCCAGTTGCCTGAGCCTGCCTATGTACCCAAGCCTCACGCAGGAGGAGCAGGAATACGTGATTGAGAAGGTTAAAGAGTTTGTGGGGTAG
- a CDS encoding aldo/keto reductase, with protein MILGTAQFGLDYGISNTRGKITQTEVAYILSKAAEAGICTLDTAAAYGNSEESIGKSLQGRSDFNIITKYPPNTPEKSINQAFEESLKRLETKKLYAYLLHSFSSYQNNPTLLDKLLDLKAKGRVEKIGVSVYHPKEAEALLQHHAAIDIVQLPYSVFDQRFNTILPKLRRKGIETHVRSIYLQGLYFMQQESIPQHLQKVAPKVKELQHLAAKYKLPLGAMLMGFVLRHKYITNIVVGVESLQTLEENIAFYASQLKEELYSELQKFEQTDEDIILPYKWAKA; from the coding sequence TTGATTTTAGGCACCGCGCAGTTTGGCCTTGATTACGGCATCAGTAACACGCGTGGCAAAATAACTCAAACCGAAGTAGCGTATATACTTTCTAAGGCTGCCGAAGCAGGTATCTGCACTCTCGATACTGCTGCAGCCTATGGCAATAGTGAGGAAAGTATAGGCAAATCATTGCAAGGTAGAAGTGACTTCAACATCATCACGAAGTATCCTCCTAACACACCAGAAAAAAGTATAAATCAGGCATTTGAGGAGTCGCTGAAAAGGCTGGAAACAAAAAAATTATACGCCTACCTGCTGCATAGTTTCAGTAGCTACCAGAACAACCCTACACTGCTGGATAAGCTTCTGGATCTAAAGGCTAAGGGTAGGGTAGAAAAAATTGGCGTCTCAGTGTACCATCCAAAGGAGGCCGAAGCTCTTTTGCAGCATCACGCAGCGATAGACATTGTACAGTTGCCCTACAGTGTGTTTGATCAACGCTTTAACACCATACTCCCTAAGCTGCGCCGCAAAGGAATTGAAACGCACGTACGCTCTATCTATCTGCAGGGCTTATATTTTATGCAACAGGAAAGTATACCGCAGCATCTCCAGAAAGTCGCTCCTAAGGTAAAGGAGTTGCAACATCTAGCTGCAAAGTATAAACTGCCTCTTGGTGCTATGCTAATGGGATTTGTCCTCCGGCACAAGTATATTACTAACATCGTTGTGGGTGTGGAGAGCCTGCAAACGCTGGAGGAGAACATTGCATTTTATGCTTCGCAACTAAAAGAAGAACTGTACAGCGAGCTTCAGAAGTTTGAGCAGACAGATGAAGATATTATCTTACCCTATAAGTGGGCAAAAGCATGA
- a CDS encoding SDR family NAD(P)-dependent oxidoreductase — protein MSTNVSTLFNLSGKVALVTGGYGYLGTAVSEGLAEAGAIVYVLGRSDEKFKEAFQPAPSTPVWFQECDVADTQSIKDAFAAIEAKEGRLDVLVNNAFYSKGQNPEALTDEEWAFGIDGNLNSVHRCIREVIPHLKKNGGSIINVSSMYGMVSPDFSIYEESPASLNPPHYGAAKAGVLQLTRYFACYLGKSGIRVNAVTPGPFPNEMVQQNEAFVAQLKKKNPLGRIGQPDDLKGAFVYLASEASAFMTGQNMVIDGGWTAW, from the coding sequence ATGAGCACAAACGTGAGCACCTTATTTAACCTTTCTGGTAAAGTAGCTTTGGTAACAGGCGGTTATGGCTACCTTGGCACAGCCGTTTCAGAGGGGTTGGCAGAGGCCGGCGCAATAGTATACGTTCTGGGCCGGAGCGACGAGAAATTCAAAGAGGCTTTTCAGCCTGCCCCCTCTACCCCTGTCTGGTTCCAGGAATGCGATGTTGCCGATACTCAAAGTATAAAGGATGCATTTGCAGCCATAGAGGCAAAAGAAGGAAGACTGGATGTGCTTGTTAACAATGCTTTTTACTCCAAAGGACAAAATCCTGAGGCTCTAACCGATGAGGAATGGGCTTTTGGTATAGACGGTAATCTGAATAGTGTGCACCGTTGCATTCGGGAGGTTATCCCCCACCTTAAAAAAAATGGTGGCAGTATCATCAATGTTTCTTCTATGTACGGTATGGTTTCCCCCGACTTTAGTATTTACGAAGAAAGCCCTGCCTCACTGAACCCACCCCATTACGGAGCTGCGAAGGCTGGCGTTTTACAACTTACCCGATATTTTGCCTGCTACTTAGGCAAATCCGGCATTCGAGTCAATGCGGTTACTCCTGGCCCGTTTCCAAACGAGATGGTGCAGCAGAATGAGGCATTTGTAGCACAGCTTAAGAAAAAGAACCCGCTTGGTAGAATCGGCCAGCCAGATGATCTGAAAGGTGCCTTTGTATATCTTGCATCAGAAGCTTCTGCTTTCATGACTGGCCAAAATATGGTAATAGATGGAGGCTGGACGGCATGGTAA
- a CDS encoding glycosyltransferase family protein, whose protein sequence is MVTVGAIIQARLGSERLPNKAFLPLPFNNGPTLLWHVAARAKAAQSIATVLVATTENTTDNAIYTFCQKSQINCFRGSEDDVLTRFYTAAQKYKLDVVVRLTGDNPFIMPETLDEAVAKHVDADVDYTLTEGLPLGTNIEVVSFSALERAARMATEEADREHVTPYIRREQGFKTQRVTYTSALSALRLTVDYPSDYALANLLYDRLYDQNKLFNFTDIEELLQEHDWLTNVNTQNQQRQAFATEADEFSSAAKTLQEGGYNRVLQKLQEVLK, encoded by the coding sequence ATGGTAACCGTTGGCGCCATCATACAGGCTCGATTAGGTTCGGAACGTTTGCCGAATAAAGCATTCCTGCCACTACCATTCAACAATGGTCCTACCTTGTTATGGCATGTGGCAGCGCGCGCAAAAGCAGCCCAAAGCATAGCTACCGTCCTTGTAGCCACTACCGAAAATACAACCGATAATGCCATCTATACTTTCTGCCAGAAAAGCCAGATAAATTGCTTCAGAGGCTCGGAAGATGACGTGCTGACAAGATTCTATACAGCAGCCCAAAAGTATAAACTAGATGTAGTAGTAAGGCTAACTGGCGATAATCCATTCATCATGCCGGAAACCCTAGACGAGGCTGTTGCTAAACACGTGGATGCCGATGTAGATTATACTTTAACCGAAGGGCTTCCGCTTGGTACTAATATAGAGGTTGTATCTTTTTCAGCTTTAGAACGTGCAGCCAGAATGGCAACCGAGGAGGCAGACCGCGAACATGTAACACCATACATCCGCAGAGAGCAGGGTTTTAAAACGCAAAGGGTCACCTATACTTCTGCACTAAGTGCGCTGCGGCTAACCGTTGATTATCCATCTGATTACGCGCTGGCCAACTTGCTTTACGACAGGCTTTACGATCAAAATAAGCTATTTAACTTCACTGATATAGAAGAACTGTTGCAGGAACATGACTGGCTGACGAACGTTAATACACAAAACCAGCAGCGACAGGCCTTTGCCACCGAAGCCGATGAGTTTTCAAGCGCTGCTAAAACATTACAAGAAGGCGGCTACAACCGTGTGCTGCAGAAACTACAGGAGGTATTAAAGTGA
- the pseG gene encoding UDP-2,4-diacetamido-2,4,6-trideoxy-beta-L-altropyranose hydrolase gives MNSRTRIIFRADGNSQIGLGHVVRSLALAEMLRHDFECVFAIQAPSPELQEQIRQTCDGLIILPVCNHSEERFIHELDAYIADNVLVVLDGYDFYTAYQQSIKRKGCQLFCIDDIHRYTFVADAVLNQAGGVESAKYKTAPYTKLLLGPKYALLRPDFLQAATQERTFPTGEVCVFLNLGGADLHNHTLRIARELKRIQGIKKVEIIVGSAYQHLQELQTWLEQNPTYRLHQNLSAEEMCRLMQRCSVAVTSASGVAYEYASVGGLLFILQTADNQQGLYTFLTRNVLAQKYEQLPQSINNEFSSAFEQLVATQRQHFDGKSGERLREVFRNLALAASISMREATADDLLLLFDWANDPAVRRHSFNPNPILLESHTRWLHTKLEDKRAMLYIAEAAGLPAAHIRFELQDGKAVISYLIGSNFRGKGLGHVILQKGVVALLQQNPGLELVEGLVQKENTASVRAFEKAGFSYGTPDPQFPQAHRFVLRPQRIK, from the coding sequence GTGAATTCCAGAACCCGCATCATTTTCCGTGCCGACGGCAACAGCCAGATTGGGCTGGGCCACGTAGTGCGCTCGCTGGCACTGGCCGAAATGCTGCGCCATGACTTTGAATGCGTGTTTGCCATCCAGGCGCCTAGCCCCGAACTGCAGGAGCAGATCAGGCAAACCTGCGATGGCCTCATCATACTTCCTGTCTGCAACCACAGCGAAGAAAGATTTATACATGAGTTGGATGCCTATATTGCCGATAACGTGCTGGTGGTGCTGGACGGCTACGACTTTTATACAGCCTATCAGCAAAGTATAAAGCGCAAAGGCTGCCAGCTTTTCTGCATCGACGACATCCACCGTTATACTTTTGTGGCTGATGCCGTCCTCAACCAGGCCGGTGGCGTAGAGTCGGCAAAGTATAAAACGGCACCTTACACCAAACTTTTACTGGGGCCCAAGTATGCGCTGCTAAGGCCTGATTTTCTGCAAGCAGCCACACAAGAAAGGACATTCCCTACCGGGGAAGTGTGCGTGTTCCTGAACCTGGGTGGTGCCGACCTGCATAACCATACGCTGCGAATTGCCAGGGAACTGAAGCGCATCCAAGGAATAAAAAAGGTGGAGATAATAGTAGGCAGCGCCTACCAACATCTACAAGAGCTGCAGACATGGCTGGAGCAGAATCCAACGTATCGCCTGCACCAAAACCTCAGTGCGGAGGAGATGTGCCGGCTGATGCAGCGTTGTAGTGTAGCGGTCACTTCTGCCAGCGGCGTAGCGTACGAGTATGCTTCGGTGGGCGGGTTGCTGTTTATACTTCAGACAGCGGATAACCAACAAGGGCTTTATACTTTCCTGACCCGAAACGTCCTGGCACAAAAGTATGAGCAATTGCCCCAAAGTATAAATAATGAGTTTTCTAGTGCATTTGAGCAATTAGTTGCAACCCAGCGCCAGCATTTTGATGGAAAATCCGGAGAAAGGCTACGGGAAGTGTTCCGTAACTTGGCATTGGCGGCAAGCATATCCATGCGCGAAGCCACTGCCGACGACCTGCTGCTGCTCTTCGACTGGGCCAACGACCCTGCGGTGCGCCGGCACTCCTTCAACCCGAATCCTATACTTTTAGAGAGCCACACCCGCTGGCTGCACACAAAGCTGGAAGATAAGCGAGCGATGCTTTATATTGCAGAAGCTGCAGGCCTGCCAGCGGCCCACATACGGTTCGAGCTGCAAGACGGCAAAGCGGTCATCAGTTATTTGATTGGCTCCAATTTTAGGGGGAAAGGGCTTGGGCACGTGATCCTGCAGAAAGGCGTGGTAGCGTTGCTTCAACAAAACCCCGGGCTAGAACTGGTGGAGGGATTGGTACAAAAAGAGAATACGGCTTCGGTCAGGGCCTTCGAGAAAGCTGGTTTCAGCTATGGCACACCCGATCCACAGTTTCCGCAAGCGCATCGGTTTGTGTTGCGCCCTCAACGAATAAAGTAA
- the pseI gene encoding pseudaminic acid synthase — translation MIQDITIAGRLVGPTHRPFIIAEMSGNHNHSLERALAIVDAAAEAGADAIKLQTYTADTMTLPGAFTIEDENSLWKGRELYDLYQEAYTPWEWHQPIFERAKQHGLIAFSSPFDESAVDFLEELGAPVYKIASFENTDHPLLRKVAATGKPVIMSTGAATLTELDEAVRVLREAGCEQFILLKCTSTYPSTPANTNLATIPHMRALFNVQVGLSDHTMGVGAAVAAVALGATVIEKHFTLLRADGGVDAAFSLEPQELQALVMESERAWQALGHVQYGVQRAEEKSRLFKRSVYAAKDITAGEALTKENIRVIRPGLGLAPKHYEELLGKPAAVAIKAGTPLTWDMV, via the coding sequence ATGATTCAGGATATAACCATTGCGGGCCGTTTGGTTGGTCCAACACATAGGCCATTTATCATTGCAGAGATGTCGGGTAACCACAACCACTCGCTGGAGCGGGCGCTGGCTATTGTGGATGCCGCCGCTGAGGCCGGTGCCGACGCTATCAAACTGCAAACCTATACCGCCGACACCATGACGCTGCCAGGTGCCTTTACCATTGAAGATGAAAATTCCCTCTGGAAAGGACGTGAGCTCTACGACCTCTACCAAGAAGCCTATACGCCCTGGGAATGGCACCAACCAATTTTTGAGCGAGCCAAACAACATGGCCTGATCGCCTTCTCCTCTCCTTTTGATGAGTCGGCTGTGGATTTCCTGGAAGAACTGGGGGCACCAGTGTACAAGATCGCTTCTTTTGAAAACACGGACCATCCGCTTTTGCGTAAAGTAGCCGCTACAGGCAAACCGGTGATCATGAGCACAGGCGCCGCCACGCTGACCGAGTTGGACGAGGCTGTACGCGTATTGCGGGAGGCGGGCTGCGAGCAGTTTATACTTTTGAAATGCACCAGTACCTACCCTTCTACTCCGGCAAACACGAACCTGGCTACTATTCCGCACATGCGTGCATTGTTTAACGTGCAGGTGGGGCTATCGGACCATACGATGGGTGTGGGAGCGGCTGTGGCTGCCGTAGCGTTGGGCGCAACGGTTATCGAAAAACACTTTACCTTGTTAAGAGCGGATGGTGGCGTAGATGCTGCTTTCTCGCTGGAGCCACAGGAACTGCAAGCGCTGGTGATGGAGTCCGAAAGGGCGTGGCAGGCCCTGGGGCATGTACAGTATGGCGTGCAGCGCGCAGAAGAAAAAAGCCGCCTGTTCAAGCGATCGGTGTATGCAGCCAAAGACATCACTGCTGGTGAGGCACTTACCAAAGAGAACATCCGGGTGATACGGCCGGGCCTAGGCCTGGCACCCAAGCATTACGAGGAACTGCTGGGCAAGCCTGCCGCTGTAGCCATCAAAGCCGGCACGCCCCTTACCTGGGACATGGTGTAG
- a CDS encoding gliding motility-associated C-terminal domain-containing protein translates to MKDISSLRLDGAIQNQSISASWKTSGAPIGDKSVYRYPKKWDSSLGLVTDKANFSVAGVDPAVQGFHLYTIQSPPTSTSGINSPEQVKEYYGLFKVGAAEQKYKVHFRQAGSVCGGVLFRRQDNTAGTWSQVADTVASPLLLYTSSANYGEFALTPVTASPISISGPGSVCAGSTATLSVTNPDHGQIVWSTGDKTPELTVTKSGTYWAEVTIPDGCTSRDELTVTFEEEPGILLPGEAFVCDREPVQLDATTEGATYSWSNGQETPSIRVSAPGIYTVTITRENCAYVKDIVVSSDECPIIPNIITPNGDGKNDSFVVNGVVGNTLELKIFNRWGKSVYQSDRYDNSWSAAEVPTGVYYYQLTSSRTQKVYKGWLEVIK, encoded by the coding sequence GTGAAAGACATCAGCAGCCTTCGATTAGATGGAGCGATACAAAACCAAAGTATCTCGGCTTCCTGGAAAACCTCCGGTGCCCCGATAGGCGACAAAAGTGTTTACCGGTACCCCAAAAAATGGGATTCGTCTCTGGGGCTGGTTACCGACAAGGCTAATTTCTCTGTCGCAGGTGTTGACCCGGCAGTACAGGGTTTCCATTTGTATACGATCCAATCACCTCCTACCTCAACCAGCGGCATCAACTCCCCTGAGCAAGTAAAGGAGTACTATGGCCTGTTTAAAGTAGGCGCGGCGGAGCAGAAGTATAAAGTACACTTCAGGCAGGCTGGCTCAGTTTGCGGCGGCGTTCTGTTCCGCCGTCAGGACAACACCGCAGGCACCTGGAGCCAGGTAGCTGACACGGTAGCGTCTCCTCTTTTGCTTTATACCTCATCCGCTAACTACGGAGAGTTTGCCTTAACCCCTGTTACCGCCTCCCCCATCTCCATCAGCGGCCCCGGCAGCGTATGTGCCGGATCTACAGCAACCCTCAGCGTTACAAACCCTGATCATGGGCAGATCGTGTGGAGCACCGGAGACAAGACTCCGGAGCTTACGGTCACAAAAAGCGGCACCTACTGGGCAGAGGTAACCATCCCCGACGGCTGTACTTCAAGAGATGAGCTAACGGTTACGTTTGAAGAAGAACCTGGCATCCTGCTTCCAGGCGAGGCGTTTGTCTGTGATCGTGAACCCGTGCAGTTGGACGCCACCACAGAAGGCGCCACCTACAGCTGGAGCAACGGGCAGGAAACACCAAGTATAAGAGTTAGCGCACCAGGCATCTACACGGTTACTATTACGCGAGAGAACTGTGCCTATGTGAAAGATATTGTCGTTTCCAGCGATGAATGCCCCATCATCCCCAACATCATCACGCCAAATGGCGATGGGAAAAATGATTCCTTTGTCGTAAACGGCGTGGTGGGGAATACACTGGAGTTGAAAATTTTTAACCGCTGGGGAAAATCTGTTTACCAATCCGAC